One stretch of Priestia megaterium DNA includes these proteins:
- the argF gene encoding ornithine carbamoyltransferase → MSTVSVNTNLKGKDLLTLKDLSSDDIMSLLESAIELKEKHKNGEIVTSLKGKTLGLIFEKSSTRTRVSFEAGMMQLGGNALFLSSQDLQIGRGETIADTARVLSEFIDAIMIRTFEHSKIEELADYASIPVINGLTDDYHPCQALADLLTIYEHKKSFEGLKVAYVGDGNNVAHSLMIACAKMGIDISIGCPDGYEPKDFVTAYVNEIAATTGAKITITKDPVEAVKNADAIYADVWTSMGQEEEAQQRLKIFAPYQVNEELVAYAKSDYLFLHCLPAHREEEVTASIIDGPNSVVFQQAGNRMHVQKALLQAILA, encoded by the coding sequence ATGAGTACGGTATCGGTAAATACCAATTTAAAAGGAAAAGATTTGCTTACGCTTAAAGATTTATCATCAGACGATATTATGTCACTTTTGGAGAGCGCCATCGAGCTGAAAGAAAAGCATAAAAATGGTGAAATCGTAACATCGTTAAAAGGAAAAACGCTGGGGCTCATTTTTGAAAAATCTTCAACAAGAACAAGAGTCTCATTTGAAGCAGGAATGATGCAGCTTGGAGGAAACGCCCTCTTTTTAAGCAGCCAAGATTTACAGATTGGACGCGGAGAAACGATTGCTGATACAGCACGCGTACTATCTGAATTCATCGATGCTATAATGATTCGTACGTTTGAACATAGCAAGATCGAAGAGCTTGCAGATTACGCATCCATTCCCGTTATTAATGGTTTGACAGATGATTATCATCCTTGTCAGGCTCTAGCTGATTTATTAACGATTTACGAGCACAAGAAATCATTTGAAGGGCTAAAAGTAGCTTATGTTGGAGACGGAAATAATGTAGCGCATTCGTTAATGATTGCATGTGCAAAAATGGGGATAGATATTTCAATTGGATGCCCTGATGGTTATGAGCCAAAAGACTTTGTAACAGCTTATGTTAATGAAATAGCTGCTACAACAGGTGCGAAGATTACGATTACAAAAGATCCTGTAGAGGCTGTAAAAAATGCTGATGCTATTTATGCAGACGTATGGACAAGTATGGGACAGGAAGAAGAAGCACAGCAGCGCTTGAAAATATTTGCTCCTTATCAAGTAAATGAAGAACTAGTTGCTTATGCTAAGTCAGACTATTTATTTCTGCACTGTTTGCCTGCGCATCGTGAAGAAGAAGTAACAGCAAGCATTATTGACGGACCAAATTCTGTTGTCTTTCAGCAGGCTGGAAATCGTATGCATGTACAAAAAGCTTTGCTGCAAGCCATTTTAGCTTAA
- the clpB gene encoding ATP-dependent chaperone ClpB yields MDINKMTQKLQEGVMEAQSEAIKRNQQEVDIAHLLYTLIHQQDGIAPRILDHLHIDHQSFQQQVNQLLAKKPAVTGSGAEAGKVYITNKLQQLFVKAQEEASRLQDDYVSVEHIFLALAQEPSSSEYGKLFSSHGITKKALQDVLTSLRGNQRITSQNPEVTYEALAKYGRDLVAEVRAGNIDPVIGRDGEIRRVIRILSRKTKNNPVLIGEPGVGKTAIVEGLAQRIVRRDVPEGLKDKTIFSLDMGALVAGAKFRGEFEERLKAVLQEVKKSNGQILLFIDELHTIVGAGRTDGAMDAGNILKPMLARGELHCIGATTLDEYRQYIEKDPALERRFQQVLVEEPSVEDTISILRGLKERFEIHHGVNIHDRAIVSAAVMSDRYISDRFLPDKAIDLIDEACATIRTEIDSMPSELDEVTRRVMQLEIEEAALSKETDQASITRLEAIRKEVSDLKERADTMKLQWEKEKQSIQTVQDVREQLEKAKRDLEEAEGKYDLNKAAELRHGRIPALEKELKQLEETAAEKAQENRLLREEVTEEEIAEIVGRWTGIPVSKLVEGEREKLLKLESILQQRVIGQDEAVSLVTDAVIRARAGIKDPNRPIGSFIFLGPTGVGKTELAKTLAHSLFDSEEQMVRIDMSEYMEKHAVSRLIGAPPGYVGYEEGGQLTEAVRRKPYSVVLLDEIEKAHPEVFNVLLQILDDGRATDSKGKVIDFKNTVIIMTSNIGSQFLLDGLTSEGEITEKAREQVMAQLRQHFRPEFLNRVDDTILFKPLTVHEAKGIIDKLLLQLEKRLSDRHISLTLTEEAKNYIAASGFDPVYGARPLKRFIQKYIETKIARELIAGQIEDYSQVTVDVKDDEFVVSV; encoded by the coding sequence ATGGATATAAATAAAATGACCCAAAAATTGCAAGAAGGCGTGATGGAAGCGCAGTCCGAAGCTATTAAACGAAATCAGCAGGAAGTGGATATTGCTCATTTGCTTTATACGCTCATTCATCAGCAAGATGGTATTGCTCCTCGCATATTAGATCATTTACATATAGATCATCAATCTTTTCAGCAGCAGGTAAATCAATTGCTTGCGAAAAAACCAGCCGTTACAGGAAGTGGTGCTGAAGCAGGGAAGGTTTATATTACGAATAAACTTCAGCAGCTGTTTGTTAAAGCTCAAGAAGAAGCATCTCGTCTGCAAGATGATTATGTTTCAGTTGAGCACATCTTTTTAGCATTAGCACAGGAACCGTCTTCTAGTGAATATGGCAAGTTATTTTCAAGTCACGGTATCACAAAAAAGGCTCTGCAAGATGTGCTTACCAGCCTTCGAGGAAATCAGCGGATTACAAGTCAAAATCCGGAAGTCACATATGAAGCGTTAGCTAAATATGGAAGAGACTTAGTAGCAGAAGTACGAGCAGGGAACATTGATCCAGTCATTGGACGAGACGGAGAAATTCGCCGCGTTATCCGCATTTTATCGCGAAAAACAAAAAACAATCCAGTTTTGATCGGAGAACCTGGCGTTGGTAAAACAGCGATTGTTGAAGGTCTAGCACAGCGGATTGTTCGTCGAGATGTGCCTGAAGGATTAAAAGATAAAACCATCTTTTCATTAGATATGGGAGCTTTAGTAGCAGGAGCGAAGTTCAGGGGAGAATTTGAAGAGCGTTTAAAAGCTGTTCTTCAAGAAGTTAAGAAAAGCAACGGTCAAATTCTTTTATTCATTGACGAGCTTCATACAATCGTTGGAGCAGGCCGTACGGACGGAGCGATGGATGCAGGGAATATTTTAAAACCAATGCTTGCTAGAGGAGAACTTCACTGTATAGGAGCTACAACTCTTGATGAGTACCGTCAGTATATTGAAAAAGATCCAGCGCTTGAAAGACGTTTTCAACAGGTGCTGGTTGAAGAACCTTCAGTAGAAGATACAATCTCTATTTTACGTGGTTTAAAAGAACGATTTGAAATTCATCACGGTGTAAACATTCATGACCGAGCGATTGTTTCAGCAGCGGTTATGTCTGATCGTTATATCTCAGATCGCTTTTTACCTGATAAAGCAATTGATTTGATTGATGAAGCATGCGCAACCATTCGAACAGAAATTGATTCGATGCCATCAGAATTAGATGAAGTAACACGACGTGTCATGCAGCTTGAAATTGAAGAAGCGGCATTAAGTAAAGAAACAGATCAAGCAAGCATCACAAGGTTAGAGGCAATTCGAAAAGAAGTCTCTGATTTAAAAGAACGTGCAGATACAATGAAGCTGCAGTGGGAAAAAGAAAAGCAGTCGATTCAAACGGTGCAAGATGTCCGGGAGCAGCTTGAAAAAGCGAAGCGAGACCTAGAAGAAGCTGAAGGGAAATATGATTTAAATAAAGCAGCTGAACTTCGCCATGGACGCATTCCAGCTCTTGAAAAAGAACTAAAACAGCTGGAAGAAACAGCTGCTGAAAAAGCACAAGAAAACCGTTTGTTAAGAGAAGAAGTAACAGAAGAAGAAATTGCTGAAATTGTAGGAAGATGGACGGGAATTCCGGTATCAAAACTAGTTGAAGGGGAAAGAGAAAAGCTGTTGAAGCTTGAGTCAATTTTACAGCAGCGTGTGATTGGACAAGACGAAGCCGTATCCTTAGTGACGGATGCTGTGATTCGCGCACGGGCAGGCATTAAAGACCCGAACCGTCCGATTGGATCATTTATTTTCCTAGGACCTACCGGAGTAGGAAAAACGGAGCTAGCCAAAACGTTGGCACATTCTTTATTTGACAGTGAAGAACAAATGGTTCGTATTGATATGTCTGAGTACATGGAAAAGCATGCGGTCTCTAGGCTTATAGGAGCGCCTCCTGGCTATGTAGGATATGAAGAAGGCGGCCAGCTAACAGAAGCGGTGAGACGCAAGCCTTATTCAGTCGTTTTGTTGGATGAAATTGAAAAAGCCCATCCCGAAGTATTTAATGTGCTCCTTCAAATACTAGATGATGGAAGAGCAACAGATTCAAAAGGAAAAGTCATTGATTTTAAAAATACAGTCATTATTATGACGTCGAATATCGGTTCTCAATTTTTATTAGACGGTTTAACAAGTGAAGGCGAGATTACTGAAAAAGCCAGAGAGCAAGTGATGGCTCAATTAAGACAGCATTTTCGCCCAGAATTCTTAAATCGAGTAGACGACACGATTTTATTCAAACCGCTAACTGTTCATGAAGCAAAAGGGATTATTGATAAGCTATTGCTTCAGCTTGAAAAGCGTTTATCCGATCGTCATATTTCGTTAACGTTAACAGAAGAAGCAAAAAATTATATTGCAGCCTCCGGGTTTGATCCGGTATACGGAGCTCGCCCTTTAAAAAGGTTTATTCAAAAATATATTGAAACAAAAATTGCCAGAGAATTAATTGCAGGGCAAATTGAAGATTATAGTCAAGTGACAGTTGATGTAAAAGATGATGAGTTTGTTGTCAGCGTATAA
- a CDS encoding carbamoyl phosphate synthase large subunit, translated as MPKDQTLKKILVIGSGPIVIGQAAEFDYSGTQACLSLKEEGYEVILINNNPATIMTDTHVADRIYFEPLTVDCVEKIIAKEKPDGLLATLGGQTGLNLALELHEQNILPKYDVKLLGTPIESIKKGESREEFRALMNELNEPVPESEVVTKVEEALAFAKKIGFPVIVRPAYTLGGTGGGIAHSMEELEKLSASGLRESAITQCLIEKSIAGFKEVEYEVMRDVNNTCITICNMENIDPVGVHTGDSVVVAPSQTLTDVEYQMLRSASVKIISSLGIIGGCNIQFALDPKSKQYYLIEVNPRVSRSSALASKATGYPIAKIAAKLSVGYTLHELLNPVTGDTYASFEPALDYVVVKFPRWPFDKFFYAERTLGTQMKATGEVMAIDRNFTRSFQKALSSLEIDLQGLEVEELQELSTDELKSKLGEQSDERIFVIFELLRRGTTPEYIHEVTQIDYFYLTHFTQLIKMEASLKEVRFDSITAEQFKQVKEHGFTDAYLAHVWHVPELDVRAKRKALHITPSYKMVDTCAAEFESSTAYFYSSYYGESEIEPSTNKKVAIIGSGPIRIGQGVEFDYSSVHGVLALEKEGYETILINNNPETVSTDFEVADRLYFEPVTVEDVLNVLDAENVTDVIVQYGGQTAISLVKGLEEAGVNLLGITNDVIDALEDRDLFYKLLDDCDIPHIPGEMAKDEQELVQKAKDMGFPLLIRPSYVIGGKGMLTIQNETELQACLPAIKASHFPMLIDAYLPGKEAEIDVVADGKDVLIPTIVEHIEKAGVHSGDSYALLPAKTVEKAHKEKMVSYAQKIVNKLQYKGIMNIQYVIYNDEVYMLEVNPRASRTVPVVSKVCNTPLVSISTQILLGKSLSEISEKLGLLPDPAYTTIKFPVFSTSKLSGVDPLVGPEMKSTGEGIAISSTIEEAAKKVFHQYVLSKKGAAEVYINGEAQGLEALVQSAGLTLVKGKEVSEWVKTKEALLYVSLQPEDKESRMSALKHGLMVMTEAETASLFFQSFQVDEYQVSSLQEWFQKTKKEVTVS; from the coding sequence ATGCCTAAAGACCAAACGTTAAAAAAGATTTTAGTAATCGGATCAGGACCAATCGTAATTGGGCAAGCAGCAGAATTTGATTATTCAGGAACTCAGGCATGCTTGTCATTAAAAGAAGAAGGTTATGAAGTTATCTTAATCAATAATAATCCAGCTACGATTATGACAGACACTCACGTAGCAGATCGAATCTATTTTGAACCATTAACAGTAGACTGCGTAGAGAAAATTATTGCAAAAGAAAAGCCGGATGGTTTGTTAGCCACATTAGGCGGACAGACGGGTTTAAACTTAGCTCTTGAGCTTCACGAACAGAACATTTTACCAAAATACGATGTGAAACTTTTAGGAACACCGATTGAATCAATCAAAAAAGGTGAAAGCCGTGAAGAGTTCCGCGCATTGATGAATGAACTGAATGAACCGGTGCCGGAAAGTGAAGTTGTCACAAAAGTAGAAGAAGCGTTAGCTTTTGCCAAGAAAATTGGTTTTCCTGTTATTGTACGTCCGGCTTATACGTTAGGCGGAACGGGCGGAGGAATTGCTCATTCTATGGAAGAGCTTGAAAAACTTTCGGCGTCAGGTTTGCGTGAAAGTGCTATTACTCAATGCTTAATTGAAAAAAGTATCGCCGGATTTAAAGAAGTTGAGTACGAGGTTATGCGTGACGTAAACAATACGTGCATTACCATTTGTAATATGGAAAACATTGATCCGGTAGGTGTTCATACTGGAGATTCGGTAGTTGTTGCGCCTTCTCAAACGTTAACAGACGTGGAATATCAAATGCTTCGTTCTGCTTCAGTTAAAATTATTTCATCGCTTGGCATTATTGGGGGTTGCAACATTCAGTTTGCGCTTGATCCAAAAAGCAAGCAATACTATTTAATTGAAGTAAATCCACGTGTGAGCCGTTCGTCTGCTCTTGCATCAAAAGCAACTGGCTATCCGATTGCTAAAATTGCTGCAAAGCTATCGGTAGGCTACACGCTTCATGAGTTATTAAATCCTGTGACAGGAGACACATATGCAAGCTTTGAACCAGCTCTTGACTATGTAGTAGTGAAATTTCCAAGATGGCCGTTTGACAAGTTTTTCTACGCTGAGAGAACGCTTGGTACACAAATGAAAGCAACTGGAGAAGTAATGGCTATTGACCGTAACTTTACACGTAGCTTCCAAAAAGCATTGTCTTCTTTAGAAATTGACTTACAGGGATTAGAAGTAGAAGAGCTGCAAGAACTTTCAACGGATGAATTAAAAAGCAAGCTTGGCGAACAGAGCGATGAGCGTATTTTTGTTATCTTTGAGCTTTTACGCCGCGGCACAACACCTGAGTATATTCATGAAGTAACGCAAATTGATTATTTCTATTTAACACACTTTACACAGTTGATTAAAATGGAAGCCTCTTTGAAGGAAGTACGTTTTGATTCCATTACAGCTGAACAATTCAAGCAAGTGAAGGAGCATGGGTTTACAGATGCTTATCTAGCACACGTATGGCATGTGCCGGAGCTTGACGTAAGAGCGAAACGTAAAGCACTACATATTACGCCGAGTTATAAAATGGTGGATACATGTGCAGCGGAGTTTGAATCTTCTACGGCTTATTTCTATTCCAGTTATTACGGGGAGAGCGAAATTGAACCATCAACAAATAAAAAAGTTGCTATTATCGGTTCCGGACCAATTCGTATCGGGCAAGGAGTAGAATTTGACTACAGCTCTGTACACGGTGTGCTTGCTCTTGAAAAAGAAGGGTACGAAACGATTTTAATTAACAACAATCCAGAAACGGTAAGTACGGACTTTGAAGTAGCAGACCGCTTATATTTTGAACCTGTAACAGTAGAAGATGTATTAAATGTTCTTGATGCTGAAAATGTGACGGATGTAATTGTTCAATACGGAGGTCAAACGGCTATTTCGCTTGTTAAAGGTCTAGAAGAAGCTGGCGTTAATTTATTAGGTATTACAAATGATGTCATTGATGCACTTGAAGATCGTGACCTGTTTTATAAGCTCTTAGATGACTGTGATATTCCGCATATCCCAGGTGAAATGGCAAAAGATGAGCAAGAACTTGTACAAAAAGCAAAAGATATGGGCTTCCCATTACTTATTCGTCCTTCTTACGTGATTGGCGGAAAAGGAATGCTGACAATTCAAAACGAAACGGAGCTGCAGGCTTGTTTACCGGCTATTAAAGCCTCCCATTTTCCAATGCTTATTGATGCTTACTTACCTGGAAAAGAAGCAGAAATTGATGTTGTAGCAGATGGAAAAGATGTGTTGATTCCGACAATCGTTGAACATATTGAAAAAGCCGGCGTTCATTCAGGAGACAGCTATGCGCTTTTACCAGCAAAAACAGTAGAAAAAGCACATAAAGAAAAAATGGTGAGCTACGCTCAAAAAATTGTAAACAAACTTCAATATAAAGGGATTATGAATATCCAATATGTTATTTATAACGATGAAGTCTACATGCTGGAAGTTAATCCGCGTGCCAGCCGTACAGTGCCTGTAGTAAGCAAAGTGTGCAACACACCGCTTGTTTCGATATCAACTCAAATATTGCTTGGGAAATCATTGTCGGAAATTAGTGAAAAGCTAGGTTTATTGCCAGATCCAGCTTACACAACCATTAAGTTTCCAGTATTTTCGACAAGTAAATTATCAGGAGTCGATCCTCTTGTTGGACCAGAAATGAAGTCAACTGGTGAAGGAATTGCGATTTCTTCAACGATTGAAGAAGCAGCAAAAAAAGTATTCCATCAGTATGTGTTAAGTAAAAAAGGTGCCGCGGAAGTGTATATCAACGGAGAAGCGCAAGGTCTTGAAGCACTTGTGCAAAGCGCGGGCTTAACTCTTGTTAAAGGTAAAGAAGTTAGTGAATGGGTGAAAACGAAAGAAGCTTTATTATACGTAAGCTTACAGCCTGAAGATAAAGAAAGCCGTATGTCAGCATTAAAACACGGTTTGATGGTCATGACGGAGGCAGAAACGGCTTCGCTATTTTTCCAATCGTTCCAAGTCGATGAATATCAGGTTTCATCACTACAAGAATGGTTTCAAAAAACTAAAAAGGAAGTGACAGTATCATGA
- a CDS encoding galactokinase, producing the protein MLEKLIEEFKQIFHSSEAIRCFFAPGRVNLIGEHTDYNGGHVFPCSLSIGTYAVVQKRHDRKIRMYSKNFSEAGVIESSLEQLTYKTEDDWANYPKGVMDTFKKHGYDLPFGFDILFFGNIPNGAGLSSSASIELVTCVLLNKILELNIDMMDLVKMAQQAENEFIGVSCGIMDQFAIGMGKENQAVLLNCQTLEYQYSPLQLTDAVLVISNTNKRRGLADSKYNERRMECERALSDLQTSLSINSLGDLTKEQFEKHKSLIQNEVDCKRAKHAVYENERTKEAVAKLQNGDLKGFGQLMNESHCSLRDDYEVSGKELDALVEAAWLQEGVIGSRMTGAGFGGCTISIVQKAQVDRFVEKVRNTYYEKTSLEAEFYVVTVGEGARELTLEAV; encoded by the coding sequence ATGCTGGAAAAATTAATCGAAGAGTTCAAACAAATATTTCATTCGTCAGAAGCTATTCGCTGCTTTTTTGCGCCAGGACGTGTCAATTTAATTGGAGAACATACTGATTATAACGGAGGGCATGTTTTTCCTTGTTCATTGAGTATAGGAACGTATGCGGTAGTACAAAAACGTCATGATCGAAAAATACGTATGTACTCTAAAAACTTCTCTGAAGCAGGCGTTATTGAATCTTCTTTAGAGCAATTAACGTACAAAACCGAGGATGATTGGGCTAATTATCCAAAAGGAGTAATGGACACCTTTAAAAAGCACGGATATGATCTTCCTTTTGGTTTTGATATCTTGTTTTTTGGCAACATTCCTAACGGAGCAGGGCTTTCATCGTCGGCATCAATTGAGTTAGTCACATGCGTACTTTTAAATAAAATTCTTGAATTGAATATTGATATGATGGACCTTGTAAAAATGGCGCAGCAAGCTGAAAATGAATTTATCGGCGTAAGCTGCGGGATTATGGATCAGTTTGCAATTGGAATGGGAAAGGAAAATCAAGCCGTATTGTTAAACTGTCAAACTCTTGAATACCAGTATAGCCCGCTGCAATTAACAGATGCTGTGCTCGTTATTTCTAATACAAATAAGCGAAGAGGGCTGGCAGACTCAAAATATAATGAACGCCGAATGGAGTGTGAAAGAGCGCTGTCAGATTTGCAAACTTCACTTTCCATTAATTCGCTTGGTGATTTAACCAAAGAGCAATTTGAAAAGCACAAATCTTTGATACAAAACGAAGTAGATTGTAAGCGCGCTAAACATGCGGTATATGAAAATGAACGCACAAAAGAAGCGGTTGCTAAATTGCAAAACGGTGATTTAAAAGGGTTTGGTCAATTGATGAATGAATCGCACTGCTCACTGCGAGATGACTATGAAGTAAGTGGGAAAGAACTAGATGCTCTTGTAGAAGCAGCTTGGCTGCAAGAAGGTGTGATTGGATCACGCATGACGGGTGCAGGCTTTGGCGGCTGTACAATTAGCATCGTACAAAAAGCGCAGGTTGATAGGTTTGTTGAAAAAGTAAGGAATACCTATTATGAGAAAACGAGTTTAGAAGCTGAATTTTATGTGGTTACGGTTGGAGAAGGAGCGCGTGAACTCACATTAGAAGCAGTATAA
- a CDS encoding SDR family oxidoreductase — MKVLVVGANGTTGKQVVEKVANSKQHEAYAMIRDEKQADALKKLGANVVLADLEQDVSDALRGMDAVIFAAGSGGHTGDEKTIAVDQNGAKNIIDEAKNQGVKRFVMLSSMGTDAPEQGPEGLQLYLRAKAIADEYLKQSNLQYTIVRPGTLSNDQATGKIDINNDIQDKSQTIPRADVATVLVECLNEEATIGKMFEMLAGETEIEQAIKFTH; from the coding sequence ATGAAAGTATTAGTTGTTGGAGCAAACGGAACAACGGGAAAACAAGTGGTAGAAAAAGTTGCAAACAGCAAACAGCACGAAGCTTATGCGATGATTCGCGACGAAAAGCAAGCAGACGCGTTAAAGAAGCTAGGTGCCAACGTTGTGCTTGCTGACTTGGAGCAAGATGTTTCAGATGCTTTAAGAGGTATGGACGCTGTCATATTTGCAGCAGGTTCTGGAGGACATACCGGAGACGAAAAGACAATCGCTGTAGATCAAAATGGTGCTAAAAATATCATTGATGAAGCAAAAAACCAAGGTGTAAAGCGTTTTGTTATGTTAAGTTCAATGGGAACAGACGCACCTGAACAAGGACCAGAAGGCTTACAGCTTTACCTCCGTGCTAAAGCGATAGCGGATGAATACCTAAAGCAGTCTAATCTACAGTATACAATTGTACGACCAGGAACTTTATCGAATGATCAAGCTACTGGGAAAATTGATATCAATAATGATATTCAAGATAAATCTCAGACAATTCCCCGAGCAGATGTAGCAACCGTGCTTGTAGAATGTCTAAACGAAGAAGCTACGATAGGAAAAATGTTTGAAATGTTAGCTGGAGAAACTGAAATCGAACAAGCTATTAAATTTACTCATTAA
- a CDS encoding helix-turn-helix domain-containing protein: MLSHFQAQEYSTYAYRFLESRTNEVAQLWSVGWDEVFSPLYNWSGNQRKDVGKYIFQYTVSGYGMIEIDGQEYKVDAGKAFIVNIPGNYRYYLPKESENWEFIFLTLYGDEVQKCWDYIQSTHSPVIRFHPESAPVQLLAQIYKRASEKHIADPFHASSLSYRFVMELYQYIKSMDSFTEDWPESIISSILFARNHYHEEIGPDEMADAAHLSRYHFSRLFKQTTGITPIQYLTKLRIQKAAELLHQTKYSIEEIAENVGYANANYLTKVFRKTTNMTPGQYRKSDASIDEHFALPK; this comes from the coding sequence TTGCTCTCACATTTCCAAGCTCAAGAATATTCAACGTACGCATACAGGTTTTTAGAATCCCGCACAAACGAAGTTGCGCAGCTATGGTCGGTTGGGTGGGATGAAGTTTTCTCTCCCCTTTATAACTGGAGCGGAAATCAGCGAAAAGACGTAGGGAAATATATTTTTCAATACACGGTTTCTGGGTACGGGATGATTGAAATAGATGGACAAGAATATAAAGTGGATGCTGGTAAAGCATTCATCGTCAATATACCTGGAAATTATCGCTATTACTTACCAAAGGAAAGTGAAAACTGGGAGTTTATTTTTCTTACATTATACGGAGATGAAGTACAAAAATGCTGGGATTATATTCAGTCAACCCACTCCCCTGTAATTAGGTTTCATCCTGAATCAGCACCTGTTCAGCTGCTTGCTCAAATATATAAGCGGGCAAGTGAAAAACATATAGCAGATCCATTTCATGCCTCAAGCTTATCTTACCGCTTTGTAATGGAGCTGTATCAATATATTAAAAGCATGGACAGTTTTACAGAAGATTGGCCTGAAAGTATCATTAGCTCTATTTTATTTGCCCGTAATCATTATCATGAAGAAATCGGTCCGGATGAAATGGCAGATGCAGCTCATTTATCACGCTATCATTTTAGCCGGTTATTCAAACAAACAACTGGGATTACTCCGATTCAATATTTAACGAAGCTTCGCATTCAAAAAGCGGCCGAGCTATTGCATCAAACCAAGTATTCAATCGAAGAAATTGCTGAAAACGTCGGCTATGCAAATGCCAATTATTTAACAAAAGTATTTCGCAAAACAACCAATATGACACCCGGGCAGTATCGAAAAAGTGATGCATCCATTGATGAGCACTTTGCATTGCCAAAATAA
- a CDS encoding YjzC family protein, whose product MGQNRHFTPGQKAPNNGVYIEIGETGSNVNNPQKVKLKAGERFPETANDDRHWTYMRKP is encoded by the coding sequence ATGGGACAAAATCGTCATTTCACACCGGGTCAAAAAGCTCCTAATAACGGAGTGTATATTGAAATTGGTGAAACAGGAAGCAACGTAAATAATCCTCAAAAGGTTAAATTAAAAGCAGGAGAGCGTTTTCCAGAGACGGCCAACGATGATCGCCACTGGACGTACATGCGCAAGCCTTAA